The nucleotide window ggttattatcatattaatagattttattgtattttttttaaaatagtaaaataacataattatccttaaaaataaaataattaaactggCATGCAGcgctttttagtgtttttcatttttttttaataccgtAAAATAACCAAGttaccttaataaaaaaaattactaaaactaGAATTGAAGGgatcttttgtatttttattatggtttttttttgttataatcagGTTACTTTAGGGCAATTcagtaatttaataaataaaagatattatttttatttgttatttttttattaaattaaaaaaacttaatttaataaaaaatgacaaataaaaagacctcTTGTTGAGATGCTTtcttcttgatatatatattttttaatttgctttttggTCATTGCTCTTGTGGCATGAACGACCTCTTTCGTTGTTGTTGCGCATCCTTTCGTATTGATATCAGAACTGTCACAGTGAGTTCTTTCTAGTGGTGAGGCGGTGTTCACGTCAAAATTACTGTGAGTTTTCAacgagtttttattttttttctctagaatatgataccgacagattttttttagttaattattgtttttttaattttatttactatTGATAATgtctcttttaaaattatattattaaatagaaCGATTCAATCAATAACTCTGATCTCATATTTTTCTCTGCATTGCCTaaacatatgttttttaatgttaaaaaaagaaaaacaaaccccGTAACTTGAACCACCCGTCTAAGTGATTTCTAAATGCATTGCCGTACTGCTTCCAGTAGCTATCAAGCAAGCATCCAGTCCCGAGGCCAgcaggttaaaaaaaacaaaattgatgaaatttcaACTCGTGATTTTCACGGCTAGTAATTTCTTCTGATGGAAAGTGACccttgatttttgtttctgtAAGCATGCATCTCACAAGTTGCGTTCTCTTCAGCTTTCTCAACtgcttttttgaaaatttccaatTACTTTATCTTTATGGTTTGATACAGTTTCATATATGTTATAGAATTTTTCATAAAACgtttaattagataaattatgcaaaatttaataaaaaccatttCAGATTTCATAATCTTCATCATAAACTGTGATCGGATCCTATTGAATTGCACATCAGCTTGAGTTTATAACCAAGTTAAAAAGAATCATTTCCagattaatcaaaatattagattaaccagatttcaagttaatttatcgAGCTGAACGCAtcttattttatcatttgagtTGAACGCATTTTAGGTTATTGTGTTTGAGAGTGTTGTTCtagttattttgtaaaatattttttattaaaaaatatattaaaataataattttttatttttaaaaagttatttttgatattagtgtatcaaaatgatacaaaaatatataaaaaataatttaaaataaaaaaaaataaaaaaatttaaaacttttttaaaaacacttttaaaatacaaaaataaactaacTAAATACGGTATACAGTTACATAATTTAGACTAATAATATCATTGGTACATATCATAAATATGTAACTGTATTCTTACTCATAATCTACtcgttaatatatttttagagctGGAGATATCTTAAAAACCAATCCAGTATTGTGCAAAAGAAGCACCAGATTTGCGTAAAAACCACTTGATTGCTTCACCTTCCTCGGCCTCTTCTCTCTCTGCCTCCCCCCTCCTTCCCTCTCTATAACTTCGATTCTAAGTATGATTTACTCCTCTTATTATCTTTAAATCATTAGAAGCaattcttggtttttttcacTCATACAACATTGGCATAAATGTATACCAAGTCCTCATTTATAGCTCTCCATGTGTGAGCCATTTAAGTGATCATATATCATCTTGTAATTATATAGTTGCTGCTGCAACTGCTTGGAGTTTTCATCGATAGTTTTCTGTCTTATCACTCTAATATCTTAAGCAGAAAATGGGACGACATTCTTGTTGTTTGAAGCAAAAACTAAGGAAAGGTTTGTGGTCACCTGAAGAAGATGAGAGACTGTTCAATTATATAACTAGATTTGGTGTTGGTTGCTGGAGTTCTGTTCCTAAACTAGCTGGTAACAACTAATCATACTCTATTGACATTTTTGTCTTTCTTAATGTTTGAGCTTCAATATCATGGTTTTTGAAAAGTCTTAAACATTAAGTACTGTTTGATTTGATTCTCGCAGGTTTGCAAAGGTGTGGAAAGAGTTGCAGATTAAGATGGATAAACTACTTGAGACCTGACCTTAAAAGAGGAATGTTCTCACAGCAAGAGGAGGATCTCATAATCAGTCTTCATGAAGTTTTGGGTAACAGGTATGTATTGATCCTATATCAAGTAAAGAAATCTGAAAGTTGAAATTTTGATACACCAATGGAAATGGGCATTCATTTCTTTTGGGATTTTAATTGCAGGTGGGCTCAAATTGCTGCACAGTTACCAGGAAGAACAGATAATGAGATTAAGAACTTTTGGAATTCCTGTCTGAAGAAGAAGCTTATGAAGCAAGGAATTGACCCAGCAACCCACAAGCCTCTAAGTCAAGTGGAAGTGAAGGAGGAGAAAATTTGTACAGAGAAGGCATCTTTCCAAATACCACAGTCTAAAGGGTTACCAATTCTATCAAACTTCTCTGCACCAGAGCCAGcatttatcattaatgataCAGCTTACAATAGCAGTGGATTAACAGAAGCTTCAAGAGAGCAATTTATCAACAAGCAAGCCTATGATCCTATAGCCTACTTTGAATTCCCGCCCAGTATTGTTCCAACAGGGTATAATTCAAACCTTTCAAGTGTGTATCATCCAACAGTTAGACCGGTTGATCAAAACCAATTTGAAACAAGTTCAAACTTTGTGTTCACTTCAATGCCAAGTTTAACAAGTTTTGACCACGGAAGCATGAGTGGGACAGATTTCTCCGATAACTCGGCTTCAAGAATGAGTTCAATGTTCTTGAATGAGGCAAAGGAAAGTTCCAGTAACAGCTCAAACATCAGCAATTATGCAGGATACCAGATGAGCAATATGGTGGAGAACGCAGCAGGTTTCTCATCATGGGATTCTGATGATAAGTTAGAGTCAGTGTTCCAATATCTTCAGGTCAATGGGATCAAGACAGGAGAATTGAAGCCAAGTCCATGGCATGAAGCTGGACAGCTCCATACTCATCCGAATTCAGTAGATTTCAGTAGTTGTCCATTAACGTCGCTATCAGAAGATCTAAAAGGAGCAAATTTCGATGGCTTCCACCAGATATGAACTGTAGATTCATTATTTTATCTCTCCTCACTCTCCAAACAAATACATGAGATGTTTGATAGTACAGGAATGTTTGAgattgtcttttcttttctttattttttggttaacaatattaaaagaaaaacaagtctAAGCTCATGCTGtttctctgatttttttaatctgtaATGTTCCTTCTTGTTTTCAGTATACTTCTCTTCTGTATTTGTTTTCAGGACAGTTGAAAATAATCTACTTACAAGTTCAAGAGTGAAAACTAATTTTGAGGTcataatatatctttaactaGCTGGTGGCTAACTAatcatcattattatatattagTTATAGTGCTATTTTCATGTCTGTCTTTTGCCTGCTCaagctacacacacacacacaccactcGATAGCAAAAACACAACCCATCAGTGGACAAGTTTTAATCAATTTCCCCTGCAGAAACTTTCAACAGCAGACCAAGTTTGACTTCATGATCATCATTGTTTCAAGCATGTATCAGTATGAATATGATATATAAGGTAATTTTGTTGAATGTGAATAGAAATAAACCGATGTATAATCAGAGAGGTGATGGGGTAGGTTTTGAAGCACCGGCAGAGTTTTAATAACAAGATTATCCTGGGGACTGTAGTCGTATCTGAGATGCTGATTTCCTATCATATGATCCAGCTGCTATTCCAGGTCCCTCCATGTCCATTCATTGGTGTGGCGAGTCCCTCCAAAAGGCTTAAATTGGCTGGCTGTCCTAGCTAGCTCTCTCCATTATTGGAGAGAGATGTCATAGAGATATggatagataaataaattacagaAAGAGAAAGACTTGAAGAAAAGCAATTGGCAAGGGTCAACTAGAGTAACGTACACAGAAGGTCCGAAAGTGTTCAATCATCTTAGGTTTCAGTGCTTTCCAATATGGATATG belongs to Populus nigra chromosome 18, ddPopNigr1.1, whole genome shotgun sequence and includes:
- the LOC133678270 gene encoding transcription factor MYB7-like, encoding MGRHSCCLKQKLRKGLWSPEEDERLFNYITRFGVGCWSSVPKLAGLQRCGKSCRLRWINYLRPDLKRGMFSQQEEDLIISLHEVLGNRWAQIAAQLPGRTDNEIKNFWNSCLKKKLMKQGIDPATHKPLSQVEVKEEKICTEKASFQIPQSKGLPILSNFSAPEPAFIINDTAYNSSGLTEASREQFINKQAYDPIAYFEFPPSIVPTGYNSNLSSVYHPTVRPVDQNQFETSSNFVFTSMPSLTSFDHGSMSGTDFSDNSASRMSSMFLNEAKESSSNSSNISNYAGYQMSNMVENAAGFSSWDSDDKLESVFQYLQVNGIKTGELKPSPWHEAGQLHTHPNSVDFSSCPLTSLSEDLKGANFDGFHQI